A stretch of DNA from Candidatus Bathyarchaeota archaeon:
ATTCAGTAAAGTAATCCAAAAACATGATTTATTTGAATAGTTTAAAACCTTTTCTTTAGCAATTTGGGGAAGTACCGTCTCCAGTCCAAATGAGCATATCTAGACATTGCTGACCCGACACCAACCATGCTGCGAAGTGTCCAACCCCCATAAACTGACAGGTCAAATCCTGTAAATCCGAAATTCTCAATTAATTCGGTTGCCCGCAAATGGCGCAAAGCATGGGTTCTGAAAGGCTTCATATGTGACTTTACAGGCGTTGGTTTATTCTCTTCAGAATCGTAGGTGCTATATTTCTCGATAGGATATCTCAATCCATCAAATGTTTCTTGCGCATAGTTCCAAGCTTTTTGCCTCGTGAACGGAAACACTTTGCCACCCTCGTGTTCAAGGTAATACATGTAAAGAGGTTCCGTCCACGGTTCAAACTCTTTTTCCAAAGGCAACGCAATTTTTCGTATTTTTCCATCACGCTTTGCGGTTCTAACAGTAAAGACCGCGGCTTGGGTTTTAATGTCTCCAACTTCAAAGTTCTCAATTTTAACATCTTTTCCTGTTGGACCCCGAGCCAAGGTTTGGTTGTGAGATACATCATAACTGTTGGTTGTTCCTACAATTTCTGAAGCTCGAGCACAAAACAAGTAAGCAGCCATTAAACAAAATTTTGCCTCTTTTTTTCTAGTCGTTTCAATTCTTTTGCGAACTGTTTCAACTTCGGGCAGTGATAAATCGTCCATTTTTTGTTTTCCTTCAGTCATCTTTTTATTGTATTCTACAGATTTAAGCTTAACAGATGGTGAGAACTGTTAGGATCTTTGTGTTTCGGAAAAAAATATTGATTATTTGAGAACAGAAAAATTGTCAGTGAATTAATTATTTTATATAATACTCATACCACTAACATCACCAATACATGTTAGAAAGCCTCTTAACACTAATAAAAATGGGCTGATTTGCCTAGTTAATAGGTTACTAACAACACCACGTTTGGAAATGAGATTAAAAAACATGATTATTGGGATGGGCTTTCACCCACAAAAACCATTTCAAAACCTGCCGAGAACGTGGGTTAAGATTTCTACAAATAAAACGGATACAAAAGCATCAACATAACTCCATAGGGGAACACTATTTCTGGAACAAAAGTAAATAATTTGATGCAAGGTCATGAACGCTTAAACTTGTAAATCCATTGTTCTCAAACATCTTGATTGCATCCAGTTGTGAAACCCTTACAGACAAAGGAGGTCCAGAAATTGTATCAACTTTTTTGAAATCAATTATACCTGTTTTTCCTTTTGGTTTGAGAACACGTTTAATTTCAGTTATCATCGTATCTTTATCTTGGAACTCGTGTAACGTGTTGACAGTCAAAAGAAAGTCTACACTTTCACTTTGCAACGGGACTTGATTTGCATCATTAGAAAGAATAAGTCTAATGTTAGAATTTTTATTTGGATCAATTTTTTGTTTAAGGTAATCTAACATTTCCTGCTGGATATCAATTGCATAAACGAGCTTTACTCTGCTTGATATGGGTATGCTAAAGTATCCAGTTCCTGCTCCTAGGTCTGCAACGATATCATTTGATTTCAGGTCTAACAACTTGATTATTATTTCGGGATCTTGTGTAGCTTTTCGTTCTTTTGATTCTAATCTATGGATATTCTTTGGGTCAAAAAGGTGATGAGATGTATCCGGTTTTGGTGACAACTTTATTATCCTCGTAACTTTAGTCTGATTAGATAGATTTTAACGTAGTTATTTTTCGAAAAGATAATATTCTTTTTGTAGCGCGTTAACTATCTAGATGATTACACCATGCCGGCAAATCTTCCTGCAGAAGCAAAAAATAAATACCGTGAAGCGTCTCTTGCTAGGAAACCTGAGGAAAAAATCAAGAAACTCCAAGAATTCATGAGCATGTTTCCAAAACACAAAGGAACTGAAAACCTTCGTGCTCAAGTTAAAAGGAAGATTTCATTACTCAAAAAAGAGATTGAAGAAAAAAAACAGAAAAAAACAGGTTCAGCAACGGGTCCAAAAGTTTTTATTGAAAAAGAAGGGGACTCTCAGATTGTTCTTTTAGGTCCGACTAATGTAGGGCGTAGTAGTTTGCTGTCAACACTTACGAACTCAAAAGTAGCTATTTTGAATTACCCTTATACCACAACCGAGCCGACACCTGGGATGTTTCATTATAAAGATTTACAATTACAGATGGTTGAAACACCCGCAATTATGGAAGGTTCCTCTGAAGGGGGAGCTTGGGGTCTACAAACGCTAACTTCTGCCCGAAACGCTGATGGTCTTGTTCTGATGGTTGATTTGTCTCAAGATCCTGTTGAACAGCTTTCGCTAATTTTAAGTGAGCTAGAAAAATCAAAAATTCTTACTAAAAGACCTAAGGCACGTATTGAAATTGAAAAAAAACACATGGGTGCCAAGTTGAAGTTTATTGTTTTAGGCAAATTAATTGATTGTACTGTAAAGGACTTGACACAACTTTTGAAAAGCTATGGAATACGGGATGCTACAATCAAAATTTGGGGTGAAGCTACTCTTGATGATATTGAAGAAGCAGTTTTTGAAAGAAAAGTGTACCGTCCTGCAATAATTATCGCTAATAAGTCTGATCATCCTTTGGCTGCCGAACGCTTAGAGTTGTTGAAAAAGAAGGTAGGTAACAAGATGAAAGTTATTGGTGTTTCTTGCGTCACAAAAGAGGGAATAAAAGATTTAGGCTCTGAAATTTTTGGAATGCTTGACATTATTAGGGTCTACACCAAAGAACCCAACAAAAAAGACGCTTCTCCTAGGCCATTTACTATCAAAAAAGGTTCAACAGTCTATGATTTAGCCAAAAGAATACACAGCGATTTTTACGAACAATTTTCATACGCCAAAATTTGGGGAAAAAGGCTACGTTTTAGCCCCCAAAAGGTTGGGGGCAGTTTTGTTCTTGAAGATGGAGACACAATAGAACTTCATATCAAGTAAATTAAACGAATAATATCGAAGCTTAAATGTTAAAAAATTCTGACGTTTAAGCCAGCTTTGAACAGCAAAATACTTAACACAGATGAATGTTTCAAAGAGTATTTAATGGAAAAAGATTTTGCATATCTTTGTTTTTTCCAAAAAAAGCCCATTTTCAATATTTTACTCAATTATCCCAGTAATAATACAGTCGTTTTTACTGTTTTTTAATTATGTAACTTACTTTTCGACAATTACTAAGAAATAAAAAGTGCGAACACAATCGAACCTTTCCAGTTTTTAGCATAATGATTACAAATATGTATGCAAGGCGTTGAAAATATTGCTAGTTTGCTGTTATTTTACCCTCTGAAGGCCATTGTCAAGATAACAAAGTAAAACGTAACTGGTTTTTTGCAATTTTTAAGATCAAAAATTGGAAATTTTGTTGCCTCGTGTACTTTATTTTTTGTTGCCAGATTTCGGTCGTATTCGGTCATTAATTAGTTTAGTTAACCAGAATATCACGTCAAAATTTTGGTGTTTCGACATAGGATGTAAAAGTTTATTTTTTTCATCTTAAAATTAACTGGTTTATGTAAACATTGTAAGCCTTCGTCAAATTTCGAATTTTCCGTATAATTTATTTGTGAGCAAATTTAGGTTTTTAATAGTAATGGATGTTTTAAGAAAATCAAATAGCTTATAAAAGTTTAAAATGCCTGATTTTAACAAGACTGATGTTAAAAAGCAGGGTATTTTACGACGAATCAAGGATATAATTGCTTTAGTTTGAGCTGGTTTTGGCGGATATTAATCTTATTTTTTGTCCAATTATTTGAGTATTTAAGCTTCGTAGCTAAACGTAATTTTTCAGATTTTATTCGCCTAATACTTGCATAATTATTGTCCTTTGTCGAGAGTACACGTCGGTCTCTACAAAAACTAAAGATTGCCATGTGCCAAAGATTACTTGTCCATCGATAATGGGAAGGGTTTTGTCAGGGCTCAACAGCATTGAGCGAAGGTGCGAATGAGCATTGGAAGGGTGGCGATAATTTGCATGTTTAGGAATTATTTTTTCAAGAAAAATTTTAACGTCAGCATCTAGATTTGGTTCGTGTTCAGTTAAAATAAGTACTCCAGTTGCGTGTGGAGCAAAAACGTGAACTAGTCCATTTTTGATTCCTGATTTTTTTACTACGTCATGAACTTTTTCAGTAAGGTCTTTGAATTCTATTTCCCCTTTGGTGGAAAAAACTATTTTTTCATTAACTACTTTCATTTTTGTTTTCTCCCAGACAATTAAAATATTATTAGTTTCCAGTAAAAACGTTGCCGTCGTAGATTAAAAGATCAGGGAGCAATTTCAGGGACTTGTGTTGATGCTTTTGTATCCATTCAACATAAATATTATCCAAAAAACTTGGTGTTTATCGGTTTTTTGTGATATTAATTGCTCTGGTTTTAATTTTGACGTCAATTTCATCATTAGGTTGTAAATCAAGGTCTTCAACTGTTTTTTTGGGCAGAACCAAAGTTAAGTTTCTAGGATGTTCTAAGTCTACTTCAATAACTCCTGTATTTTTTGTGCCCAAATTTCCAATTTTTGCTAGAAAACAGGTTGTTATTGTAGTTTTCTCGTCTTCAACTGCTTGTTTTCCTATAGTTTTTGTCATTTGTTCTTCGGCTCGTATGTATTCATTGATTAATGTAATACCAAGATCTGTTAGTTTTGCGCCTCCGCCTCCTTTGTTACCGCCTTTGAAGGTTGTTACTACAGGTTCTCCAAGTCTTTTTTCTAATTTAGACAAGTAATTCCAGACGTACCTGTATGACATTCCAGTGTTTTTTGCAGCTTTAGAAATAGATTCCACTTGTTGTATGGCCTCTAAGATTTTAGCTCCACCTTTTCCAAGAAGGGGATCTCCTCGAAATTCAAGCCAAACTTTTCCTGAGACCTTATGCTTACTATTAACACTCATAAGATTCAATTCAATATAATAAAAGTGAACATATAAAATCAATGGAAAACAAAAAGTAATTTTATGACGGCCTAGTATAAAACGCCAAAAGAGATTGAAAGAACATGATTAAAGCTGTAATTTTTGACCTTGATGGAACCCTTACAGAGTTTAATCTCGACTTTAAAGCATGCCGAACACAAGTTATTCAACGCCTCAGTGAACAAGGGATGCCTCAACAACTTTTTTCATTAAATGAAAGCGCTTTTGACATGTTACTTAAAATAAAAAAATATCTGGGACCTGAACCTCAAGAAAATGAAATGCGTGAGTTCAAAAAAATTGTATTCTCAATTGTAGAAAATTTCGAATTGCAAGCAGCAAAAGAGACAAAAATGTTCCCAGGTGTTCTAGAAACTTTGGATACCTTGCGAAAAATGAGGCTGAAAATGGGTCTATGTACAATAAGTGGCAAAAAAGCATCAGGGCTTATTCTCCGAAGTTTTGGTATTGAACATTTCTTTGGCGCAGTTTTTCCTCGTGAATCGGTTATAAATGTTAAACCTAATCCAGTACATCTGCAAGCAGTTTTAGATTCGTTGAATGTTAACGCCAATGAAGCAATTTTTGTAGGGGACAGTATCAAAGACATAATTTGTGCTACAAAACTGGGGGTCATGGCAGTAGGAGTCACAACTGGGCTTTCATCGATGGAGCAATTAAAAAATTCAGGTTCAAATTATATCATTTCTTCAATAACAGAAGTACCACATTTGATAACAGAACTCAATCTCAAGAGCTAAACGCCTTTGCTTTTTATTCTTGAAATTTAGTTATACGATTAATTTGTTAGCAAAAGATTTCACAAAAAAATATTATCTTAAACGGGTCTGAAAAAGTATCTGTTCCATTCTGGCCAAACATTGGATGTTGACGGATCAAAATCGATTTTTAGTTTCATTCCAATCTTGATTTGTTCTACAGGCAAATCACGGATAATGCCTGGAAGATGGAGCCCATTTTCAAATTCGACAATACCAACTATGTATGGTACCATTGACTGAAATTCTTCAGGGGCAACATGAATAACAGTGTAACTCAGGAGTGTTCCCGTGTTTTCTAGTTCTATCCATTTCAAATTAATCGAAAAACATTTTGTACACATTGGTTTAGGTGGTAAAAGTAAATTTTGGCAGTCATCGCATTGTACAGCCATTAGTTTTTTTTCGGTTACGAACTTGTAGAAACTTGATATCGTAAATGGACGCTCAGCTGACATTTTTAATCTCTCCTGTAGAGGTGTACACTTGCAGTTGCTCCTGAACCTCCAACGTTGTGGCTTAAGCCTATTTCTGCATCGTTTACTTGCCGTTTTTGTGCCTGCCCTGTAAGTTGAAGATAAATTTCATAAGCTTGAGCAGTCCCAGTTGCCCCTACTGGATGACCTTTTGCTTTCAGGCCGCCGCTAGTGTTCACGGGAAGGTTTCCACCAAGTTCGGTTATTCCTTCATCGATCAGATTACCGCCTTTTCCTGGACTACAAAATCCTAGGTCTTCATATGCAAGTAGTTCTGCAATTGTAAAACAGTCATGAACTTCGGCAACATCAACATCTTTGGGGTTTATGTTTGCCATTTTGTAAGCTTCTTGGCTGGCAACCCGAGCAGCTTTAAGAGAAGTTAGAGTTTCGCGTTGATATAATCCAATTGTGTCACTTGCTAATCCGGATCCTATAACATGAACAGGTGTATCAGTGAAGTTTTTTGCGATTTCAGGAGCAGTCAAAATTAAGCAACTGGCGCCATCAGTAATTAATGAACAATCGTACATTTTCAAAGGCCACGCAACAAGTTTTGATTCCAAGGCTTTTTTTAATGTTATTTCTTTTTGTAGGTGCGCCTTAGGATTTAAGCTTCCGTTATAATGATTTTTTACAGCTACTTTGGCCATTTGTTCTTCAGTTGTGCCGTACTTGTTCATATGCGCAGTAGCCATAAGAGCATACAATCCGGGGAAAGTAATTCCATTAAATTGTTCAAAGGCCATGTCTGAAGCCATAGCTAAAAATTCTGTTACTTCAGCGGTTGTACGGTGAGTCATATTTTCTACCCCGCCAACTATCACTACTTTGTGCAAGCCCGACAGTATAGCCATGATTCCAGTTCGTAAAGCTGATCCTGATGAAGCACATGCAGATTCGATTCGTATTGCAGGTTTGGGCAATAAACCAGTCCAATCTGCTAATGTAGGTCCAGTGTGTCCTTGATGTTCGTATGATTCTCCCATGTGTCCAATAAACAATGCTTCAATGTCTTTTATTGGGTCTAAACGGGGGCATCGATCAAACGCTTCTTTGGTTGCTTGTGCAAAAAGTTCTCTACCCACGTGTTCTTCGTGTCGCCCAAATTTGGATAAACCTGCAGACACAATTGAAACTAAAGGTTTACTTGACACACAATGACCTCTCTGTATTTATTTTTGAATAGGGATTAGTAAATGTTATCTGACTTCTTGGATATATTTCCACTGTTTTCTTGTGGTCCTTCCTTTTTTTGAAATTTACTTTAGAAGTGAAAAAATTTGATAAAAATAGGTTTGCCAATTTTAATGTTGAAATTTTCAGAACGAAATTACGGTCTATACCCTGCAAAAGGATGCATATAAAATCGTTTTGGGGTCTAGTGTCCCGAATTGAGTTAACTGTTTTTCAAAACTTTGAGGTGAAATCATGAACTTACAAAAAAGAACAAAAGTCTAACAACTGAAAGGTTTTGGAAAAAGGTTGAAGTATACTAAAACTACACCTCCGTTAATTGTTCCATTGAATGCCCTTTTTGTTAACAAATAATTTGAGCCGTTGAAAACATTGAAGATAGGATAGCTTGTTTGGCGTTATTGTGAAAAACTGGTTAATGTGGTGGACAGCGTTTTCAATTCCCCTCACTATTTTAGATTATGAAGATAACCAATTTTTTGGAAGGGTTGACATTTGCTCAAGTTCGGGCTTGGACAGCTCTTACACTAGCAGCTCTTGAATATTATGTTGGATAAGTTGACATTTCCAAAATAAGCAGTTTCTAGGTTAAAAATATTTTAAAAACAAGAAATATTACACTTTAATCCTAATATGCGTTAATTTTTTTTAATAATTTTTTTTCCAGCGATAAATATTATATACTTTATGGATAGATATATGTTTTCTATGAAGGTTTGAAAAAATGAAAAAAAAGGAAAGAACAAAAATAATTATACTCTCGTTATTTACAGTGTTAACATTATCTACTATTCTATCGGCTTTTCCATCAGTTTCTGCGGCGTCAAATGTTAAAAGTTATCCATACATCGGAGCTGTGCCTAATCCCGTAGGTGTTAACCAACCAGTGTTGCTTCACGTCGGCATTACAGCATATCTGACAAGCACAGAGATGGGGTGGGAAGGTCTAACCATTACGATTGAAAGACCAGATGGAGAAACCGAAACATTAGGGCCATATCGAACAGACTCTACAGGAGGAACAGGAGCAGTATACACTCCAACAATGGTTGGAACATACACTTTACAGACTCATTTTCCTGAACAAACCGTAACTCTTCCACCAAGAGGCGATTTTACTTATCTAGCGGGTACCAGCGAAGAACTCGAACTTGAGGTACAAGATGAGCCGATTGCATATTATCCCGGTCATTCACTTCCAAATGAATATTGGACAAGACCAATAGACGCACAACTTAGAGAATGGTCAGAAATTTCAGGAAACTGGCTGTTCGTACCACGTAACAAATACACTCCTTATAATGATGGACCAAGAACTGCACACATACTCTGGACAGAGCCCCTAACATCAGGTGGTATTGTCGGAGGAGACCTAGGTACTGCAGATTTAGAAGCGCTTGGCTATCATGGTTTTGAATGTGGCGATGCATATGAAGGCAAATGGGGTGGAAGAGTAAGGGCTTGGGGTTCAGCAGGACCAATAATCATTGGTGGAAAACTTTACTACACCGATGGTCCACACAACATGCCAAGGATGTATTACTGTGTTGATATCCGTACTGGCGAACAGATTTGGGCTAAAACATTCTTAGACAACCGGTCTATTGCGTTTGGTCAGCTATTCTATTGGGACTCCTTCAATTTCCACGGAACCTTCGCATATTTGTGGGTAACTGTTGGAAGTGATTGGTACGCTTTTGACGCATTTACAGGGGACTGGATGTTTACTGTTGAAAATGTGCCCTCGGGAACAACTAGGTGGGATTCAAATGGTGGTATCTACCGAATTTCAGTTGATCAAACAAATGGGTTGTTAACCATGTGGAACTTAACTGCTTCTTGTATCAATCAGGGGGCATCTGGTTACGGTGCTGGCAGTTGGGGAAACTCTGTACATCTTAAAACATTTGATGCAGCCGCTGACACTGAACTTGCCCAGAGTGCATGGATTTTAAACGTAACAATACCAACGGGTCTACCCGGAAGACCAGGAGAGTACTATTTTGGTGACAGGATAATTGGAGTAAACGCCAACACTGCAGGAGTCAGTTCATGGGGATTAGATTTATCGTCAGGAACTGAAGGAAACTTGCTATTTGAGAATACATGGGATGCGCCAGCTGAATGGGCTGCAGGAAATGTAAGTATAGCCGTAGTTTCTTATAGTCCATCCGGTAAGGATGGTGTTTTCGTTGTATTTGCGCGAGAACTTCGAGAATATTATGGTTTCAGCCAAAATACAGGAGAAAATCTTTGGGGACCAACGGATCCAGAGCACTATCTGAACACATTTGTTGGCACAGAATCCACTATTGCATACGGTAAACTCATCTCATCTGGAGTCTCAGGAGTAACCAGTTGTTACGACGTAATGACTGGTGCTTTATTGTGGGAATACGCAGCAGAAGATCCATATCAGGAAATACTGTGGGCTAATAGTTGGTGGACTAAACCAATGTTTGTTTCCGATGGGTTAATCTACCTAGCGCATATGGAACATTCTTCTATTGATCCAAAACCTCGTGGTGCACCTTTCATCTGTTTGGACATGGAAACTGGAAACGAAGTCTGGAGAGCAGATGGGTTGTTCCGCCAGACCTACTGGGGATCAAATGCTATCATTGGAGACAGCGTAATTGCTACAATGGATACTTATGACCAACAGATATATGCCATAGGTAAGGGTCCAAGTGCAATTACAGTAGATGTACGCAACGATGTAACTTTAGGCCACGCTGCAACAATATTTGGAACTGTAATGGATGTTTCTCCAGGCACAAAGGATGAAGCCATTCAGATGAGGTTCCCCAATGGTGTTCCAGCAATCGCAGACGAAGACATGAGCGCGTGGATGAAGTATGTCTACAAACAATTTGAACGGCCAACTGACATAAATGGAGTTCCAGTGAAAATCGAAATCGTTGACCCCAATAATCAGTATGCATGGATTGGAACTGCAACAACTGATGTTTACGGCAACTACGCTTATTCATTCAGGCCCCAAATTGAAGGACAATACATGATCATTGCAACTTTCGAAAGCTCCGACGCATACTATGGCTCAACAACAACAACATACCTCACTGTAGACGAAGCACCTACACCATCAACACAAATAGACACCGAAGAGCCAATTGACACTCAAACACCAGTAGACGCACAAGAACCAACAGCATTCATCACAAGCGAAGTAGCCATTATCGCAGCAGTCGCAGTAGCAGCAGTAGTCGGTGTAGCAGCACTTTTTGTCCTAAGAAGGAGAAAATAAACCAATTTTCCCTCTTTTTTTGGGAGTAAAACTTTAGAAGAAATGGGGCTGAAAAGGTTCAAACACAAAAACGAAAAATCATAACAAAGTGATAGTAGCATGGTTTTTCATTTTTTTCACCTTCGATTACTTGGGTGTAAAAACCTCAGCAAACCCATTTCTCTTAAAACTTTACTTATAACTCAAGCTCATAATGAAAAGTTTAGAAAAGAATTCCACTTTGATATAATATAGGATAATGATCATATATTCTTCTTGAAACAACTTCAAAAAATTATTTGATGAATAAGTCAAGTGGGTTTCTTAAATGCAGTGCCAAAAAAGTTAGAATTAATGCAGATCCAATGATTCTACAATTTGTTTAGAAAAGCATAATCAAGAAGAAATACAGTTTGTAACTAAGATTGCTTCAACCAAAGAGCAACGCTGAGATTTAATCAATGATGGAGGCATTTATTTGACAAAGACGGTGAAGAATGGTATTTAAAAAAGCCAGAATAAATCACTAAACGTGAAGTTAACAGGTAAAACGTGAACATTCTAACTGTTACCTAATATTTTTAACTAAATTGGAAAAAATTAATCCGACACAGATCTAATGTGCAACATTTTTAGGGAATAAATTCACTTATTTTGACAGGGAGATGGATTATGTTATCCGAGAAACCAATTAGAATTGAAAAAGTCAATAAAAAATTTAATGACCGAGAAATTCTGAGACTAGCAATGATTGCTGAGTTAGATGCAGTGAGTTTGTACGAACAGTTGGCTGCAGCGACAGATAATAAAGCTATTCAAAAAGTTTTGTTGGATGTTGCAAAAGAAGAAAAAACTCACATGGGAGAATTCCAGACATTGTTATTACGAGAAGACGAAGAACAGGTTGAAGAATTAAAGAAAGGAAAAGAAGAAGTAGAAGAAGAATTGGGGGTTTAAGCCCAATTTTCTTTCAAAGTTTCTGGTGTAATTACCGAGAATTTAAATTAGAGTTTGCTGTAGTCGTTTGTTATGCCGTCCAAAAGTTCACGTAGACGTCGACCACGGAAACAAAAAACTAATTATACAAAAATAATTGCTGTTGTTGCCCTGTTAGCGGTTGTTGCAGTTATAGTTGGATATATTATGTTAAACACTAATAATTCAACACCTGAAGAAGAGGTTGAAGAATTGACACAAATGAAAGTACTTTTAGTAACTAGTATGGGAAATATTACAATACAATTACGGGACGATATGCCGATTACTACTACAAATTTCCAAAATCTAGTACATGATGGAATCTATGATGGAACTATTTTTCACAGAGTAATTAATTTGCCAAATAATCTAGTTATGATTCAAGGTGGAGATCCAACTGGAACAGGATACGGAGATCCAAGCATACCAGACATTCAAGATGAATTCTCTGAAGTTGCAGAAAACAACAAGAACGAACGGGGAACAATTGCGATGGCAAACACAGGTGAACCAAATTCTGGAAGTAGTCAGTTCTTCATTAATGGTGCTTACAACAGTCACTTAGATAATAATCACCCCGTTTTTGGTGAAGTAATTGAGGGAATGGATATTGTTGATGCAATTCTAAATGTAGAAACCGGTGCTAACGATAAACCAGTAGAAGATGTTACGCTGATTCGAGCTACACTTATTGATTAACTACGGAACAGTCTTTTTTAGGCTTTCTAGCAATTTTTTGTGAAGAAAACTATTCCTCCAAATTGAGTGATTCTGTTGCCTGCTGTAGTTTCGGCATTGATTACGTTTGTTTTTACTTTTTTATTTTGGGCTATCTGCAATAATCGATGAATTTTGTTTTTTTGGCGGCTTTCAGCTAGATATTTGTCTGTAAGTATCAGGTATTTTGTTTGTAATGCACTGTTTTCGTCTCGATTGTAAATTTGATCTTCGATTTCTTTTAATGTGTAAAATACATTTGCGTTATTGCTTGTACCATATAGCTGTTTTTCTAGGGTGTTAATAATTTGGTCGGCTTCTTCGGAGGTTGTTTTTTCGATCAAATCTTTGAATTCTTTAGTTTGGACTAATTCAGAAACCTGAAGGTGATCTTTTGCTGATCCAACGAGTTCAGCAAAGTTTGCACAGTTTGGGTTTTTGGATTTAATCATGTATCGGTGATGTTTTTGTACATGGTCTAAAAACTGTTGCGAATATGTAGTTCGGGGTGGAGAAACAAGAATAACACTTCTTACGCCTTCATTTATTGAAGGTTTAAGTTCATCGACTACGGATTCATGAAAGTTGTAAAGATTTTTTTCGTCGAATCTTTTTCCATC
This window harbors:
- a CDS encoding site-specific integrase, translated to MTEGKQKMDDLSLPEVETVRKRIETTRKKEAKFCLMAAYLFCARASEIVGTTNSYDVSHNQTLARGPTGKDVKIENFEVGDIKTQAAVFTVRTAKRDGKIRKIALPLEKEFEPWTEPLYMYYLEHEGGKVFPFTRQKAWNYAQETFDGLRYPIEKYSTYDSEENKPTPVKSHMKPFRTHALRHLRATELIENFGFTGFDLSVYGGWTLRSMVGVGSAMSRYAHLDWRRYFPKLLKKRF
- a CDS encoding methyltransferase domain-containing protein, yielding MSPKPDTSHHLFDPKNIHRLESKERKATQDPEIIIKLLDLKSNDIVADLGAGTGYFSIPISSRVKLVYAIDIQQEMLDYLKQKIDPNKNSNIRLILSNDANQVPLQSESVDFLLTVNTLHEFQDKDTMITEIKRVLKPKGKTGIIDFKKVDTISGPPLSVRVSQLDAIKMFENNGFTSLSVHDLASNYLLLFQK
- a CDS encoding TGS domain-containing protein, giving the protein MPANLPAEAKNKYREASLARKPEEKIKKLQEFMSMFPKHKGTENLRAQVKRKISLLKKEIEEKKQKKTGSATGPKVFIEKEGDSQIVLLGPTNVGRSSLLSTLTNSKVAILNYPYTTTEPTPGMFHYKDLQLQMVETPAIMEGSSEGGAWGLQTLTSARNADGLVLMVDLSQDPVEQLSLILSELEKSKILTKRPKARIEIEKKHMGAKLKFIVLGKLIDCTVKDLTQLLKSYGIRDATIKIWGEATLDDIEEAVFERKVYRPAIIIANKSDHPLAAERLELLKKKVGNKMKVIGVSCVTKEGIKDLGSEIFGMLDIIRVYTKEPNKKDASPRPFTIKKGSTVYDLAKRIHSDFYEQFSYAKIWGKRLRFSPQKVGGSFVLEDGDTIELHIK
- a CDS encoding YjbQ family protein, translating into MKVVNEKIVFSTKGEIEFKDLTEKVHDVVKKSGIKNGLVHVFAPHATGVLILTEHEPNLDADVKIFLEKIIPKHANYRHPSNAHSHLRSMLLSPDKTLPIIDGQVIFGTWQSLVFVETDVYSRQRTIIMQVLGE
- a CDS encoding LysR family transcriptional regulator, which produces MSVNSKHKVSGKVWLEFRGDPLLGKGGAKILEAIQQVESISKAAKNTGMSYRYVWNYLSKLEKRLGEPVVTTFKGGNKGGGGAKLTDLGITLINEYIRAEEQMTKTIGKQAVEDEKTTITTCFLAKIGNLGTKNTGVIEVDLEHPRNLTLVLPKKTVEDLDLQPNDEIDVKIKTRAINITKNR
- a CDS encoding HAD family hydrolase yields the protein MIKAVIFDLDGTLTEFNLDFKACRTQVIQRLSEQGMPQQLFSLNESAFDMLLKIKKYLGPEPQENEMREFKKIVFSIVENFELQAAKETKMFPGVLETLDTLRKMRLKMGLCTISGKKASGLILRSFGIEHFFGAVFPRESVINVKPNPVHLQAVLDSLNVNANEAIFVGDSIKDIICATKLGVMAVGVTTGLSSMEQLKNSGSNYIISSITEVPHLITELNLKS
- a CDS encoding Zn-ribbon domain-containing OB-fold protein, which gives rise to MSAERPFTISSFYKFVTEKKLMAVQCDDCQNLLLPPKPMCTKCFSINLKWIELENTGTLLSYTVIHVAPEEFQSMVPYIVGIVEFENGLHLPGIIRDLPVEQIKIGMKLKIDFDPSTSNVWPEWNRYFFRPV
- a CDS encoding thiolase domain-containing protein; this encodes MSSKPLVSIVSAGLSKFGRHEEHVGRELFAQATKEAFDRCPRLDPIKDIEALFIGHMGESYEHQGHTGPTLADWTGLLPKPAIRIESACASSGSALRTGIMAILSGLHKVVIVGGVENMTHRTTAEVTEFLAMASDMAFEQFNGITFPGLYALMATAHMNKYGTTEEQMAKVAVKNHYNGSLNPKAHLQKEITLKKALESKLVAWPLKMYDCSLITDGASCLILTAPEIAKNFTDTPVHVIGSGLASDTIGLYQRETLTSLKAARVASQEAYKMANINPKDVDVAEVHDCFTIAELLAYEDLGFCSPGKGGNLIDEGITELGGNLPVNTSGGLKAKGHPVGATGTAQAYEIYLQLTGQAQKRQVNDAEIGLSHNVGGSGATASVHLYRRD